A stretch of DNA from Pongo abelii isolate AG06213 chromosome 10, NHGRI_mPonAbe1-v2.0_pri, whole genome shotgun sequence:
ttaaacaacctaaatgtacattgacagatgaatggataaagaaaatgtagtatgtacatatgatggaatattcTTCAGCCTTAAAGAAAGAATATTCTGCCATTCATGACAACATGAATGACCCTTGAGGACATTAAGCTAAATaagataagccagtcacagaagaacAAATGTTTTATGATTATACTTATATGAGTTATCTGAAGTAGTCAAATCCATAGGAACAGacaatggtggttaccagggacttACTTTCAATTGGTTAAGTTTCAGTTAcgaaagatgaataagttctagagatatACTGTACAACATAGTACGTATATTTAGCAACAATACATTGATCACTTTAAAATCTGCTAGGAGGGTAGATCTCACGTCAAGTGTCTTACCTACCCTCTGCTCCCAAAATAAAGGTACTCAAGAAAACCTTTGCAGATGATAAACATGCCTACTATCTTCATTGGGTGATGGTATTACGAATGTATGtatatgtccaaactcatcaaattgtatacgTTAAAAATGCACAGTTTTTTTGTATATAaactatacctcaataaagctattgtAGTAAATCTCCAATATAGCATCTATTAATGGTCATCACTCAAACATaatttgaagaaatgaaaattataatataaaccACGACGTAGCTATTTGTTtcgaacaaaaaataaatatattaataattaatcttcttaatttaaagaaaaaatatttagtgtaGAATTATTCAGTGTGTTGCTGGTTTTGTGTCTTCTTAGAAATGTAATAGCAGGCTGTATATACAAGATCCATTTTCCTATAAATAAATTACAATGGTccattaattttttaagtatttatctgTAGTCAATCGAAAATATATTTTCGACCAGCCTCGCACGGGCCGAGGGGGCGGGGGTTTGGTGGCTGCCCTCAGTATTGCCTGCACAAATATCTACCAGGTCTGCAACAAATAGCTCCAGCAACTTTGCACCGTGTTTTCCAGTAAGCCTACCGACAGGCACTGTGCAGATTCAAGCAGAGAGAAGTCCAAGCAGTGAGGCTGCAGCTGCACTGGCCATCCTGAGCCCCTAGTCGGCCTTCCGGCCTCCGCTTCCCCGCCCCGCACTAGGACCCCTGCAGACGATCAGGCGGCAGCCGGGGTGACGTTCTTCCTCTTTTGGCAAGATGGCGGGCGGAGAAGCTGGAGTGATTCTGCGGCAGCCGCATCTTTCGCGTCAGGATCTCACCACCTTGGATGTTACCAAGTTGACGCCACTTTCACACGAAGTTATCAGCAGACAAGCCACAATTAATATAGGTACAATTGGTCATGTAGCTCATGGGAAATCCACAGTAGTCAAAGCTATTTCTGGAGTTCACACCGTCAGGTTCAAAAATGAACTAGAAAGAAATATTACAATCAAGCTTGGATATGCTAATGCTAAGATTTATAAACTTGATGACCCAAGTTGCCCTCGGCCAGAATGTTATCGATCTTGTGGGAGCGGTACGGCTGATGAGTTTCCTACAGACATTCCAGGGACCAAAGGGAACTTCAAATTAGTCAGACATGTTTCCTTTGTTGACTGTCCTGGCCACGATATTTTGATGGCTACTATGCTGAACGGTGCAGCAGTGATGGATGCAGCTCTTCTGTTGATAGCTGGTAATGAATCTTGCCCTCAGCCTCAGACATCTGAACACCTGGCTGCTATAGAGATCATGAAACTGAAGCATATTttgattctacaaaataaaattgatttggtAAAAGAAAGTCAGGCTAAAGAACAATACGAGCAGATCCTTGCATTTGTCCAAGGTACAGTAGCAGAGGGAGCTCCCATTATTCCAATTTCGGCTCAGCTGAAATACAATATTGAAGTtgtttgtgagtacatagtaaaGAAAATTCCAGTACCCCCAAGAGACTTTACTTCAGAGCCCCGGCTTATTGTTAT
This window harbors:
- the EIF2S3B gene encoding eukaryotic translation initiation factor 2 subunit 3B; amino-acid sequence: MAGGEAGVILRQPHLSRQDLTTLDVTKLTPLSHEVISRQATINIGTIGHVAHGKSTVVKAISGVHTVRFKNELERNITIKLGYANAKIYKLDDPSCPRPECYRSCGSGTADEFPTDIPGTKGNFKLVRHVSFVDCPGHDILMATMLNGAAVMDAALLLIAGNESCPQPQTSEHLAAIEIMKLKHILILQNKIDLVKESQAKEQYEQILAFVQGTVAEGAPIIPISAQLKYNIEVVCEYIVKKIPVPPRDFTSEPRLIVIRSFDVNKPGCEVDDLKGGVAGGSILKGVLKVGQETEVRPGIVSKDSEGKLMCKPIFSKIVSLFAEHNDLQYAAPGGLIGVGTKIDPTLCRADRMVGQVLGAIGALPEIFTELEISYFLLRRLLGVRTEGDKKAAKVQKLSKNEVLMVNIGSLSTGGRVSAVKADLGKIVLTNPVCTEVGEKIALSRRVEKHWRLIGWGQIRRGVTINPTVDDD